From Alteribacter keqinensis, one genomic window encodes:
- a CDS encoding SDR family NAD(P)-dependent oxidoreductase has product MDLGLKGKSVLITGGSKGIGKGIAASFLKEGARVGIVARSEDALHEAKGELGGDVHVYSADLTDQSERHRVFDQFLSDFGSIDVLVNNVGGSSGGKTMETSLDQFREAFELNYMSAVHFSQLAVTNMREKGEGAIVNISSIFGRESGGKPTYNSAKSAMISFTKSLADEVIKDGIRVNSVAPGSILHPTGNWQKRLDENPEKINKFVEDEIPAGRFGRVEEVADVAVLLASERASWVVGATLNVDGGQSRSNF; this is encoded by the coding sequence ATGGATTTAGGACTTAAAGGAAAAAGCGTATTGATCACAGGCGGTTCAAAAGGAATAGGAAAAGGAATTGCAGCTTCATTTTTAAAAGAAGGGGCGCGGGTTGGCATCGTGGCCCGCTCAGAGGATGCGCTGCACGAAGCCAAAGGAGAGCTCGGAGGAGACGTACACGTTTATTCCGCAGATTTGACCGACCAGAGCGAACGGCACCGTGTTTTTGACCAGTTTCTTAGCGATTTCGGCAGCATTGACGTTCTTGTAAACAACGTTGGTGGAAGCAGCGGCGGTAAAACAATGGAGACGTCACTCGACCAGTTCCGTGAAGCTTTTGAACTCAATTACATGTCTGCTGTGCACTTCAGCCAGCTTGCGGTGACGAATATGCGGGAAAAAGGCGAGGGTGCCATCGTAAACATTTCATCTATTTTTGGCCGTGAATCAGGCGGCAAGCCGACGTACAACAGTGCAAAATCAGCGATGATCAGCTTTACAAAATCTCTTGCTGATGAAGTCATCAAAGACGGGATCCGGGTGAATAGCGTAGCCCCGGGATCAATCCTTCACCCAACAGGCAACTGGCAGAAGAGACTCGACGAGAACCCCGAGAAAATCAACAAATTTGTAGAAGACGAAATCCCCGCCGGCCGTTTCGGAAGAGTGGAAGAGGTGGCAGATGTTGCGGTGTTACTCGCATCCGAACGCGCCAGCTGGGTAGTGGGCGCTACCCTCAACGTAGACGGGGGCCAAAGCCGTTCCAATTTCTAG
- the mutY gene encoding A/G-specific adenine glycosylase: MDKQLNEFNIEAFCNELTDWYRKNKRDLPWREDQDPYKIWVSEIMLQQTRVDTVIPYFNRFISLFPTPKALAEAEEETVLKAWEGLGYYSRARNLQQAVKEVTEDYGGVVPDTKKEILKLKGVGPYTAGAITSIAYNKPEAAVDGNVMRVMSRLLTIYDDIGKVTTRKRFEDIVESLVIHTNPSDFNQALMELGALICTPRSPSCLICPVQEHCSARAEGVQDLLPVKAKKKPPKAKAMKAVVLENEKGQVLIEKRPDTGLLAKLWQFPNCEDDSRTGEELRRYLYERGLQEPQTIENVQHVRHVFSHIVWEIDVFTGKIEEDAALCGTLKWVNKEEVDTYPFPVSHQKIIDYVIKEEK; encoded by the coding sequence ATGGACAAACAATTAAACGAATTTAACATCGAGGCCTTCTGCAACGAACTCACAGACTGGTACAGAAAAAACAAACGAGACCTGCCGTGGCGTGAAGACCAGGACCCTTATAAAATATGGGTATCTGAAATAATGCTTCAGCAGACACGGGTCGACACGGTTATTCCGTACTTTAACCGGTTTATATCCCTTTTCCCGACCCCGAAAGCCCTTGCTGAAGCCGAAGAAGAGACGGTTCTTAAGGCATGGGAAGGTCTGGGGTATTACTCGAGAGCGCGAAACCTCCAGCAGGCGGTCAAGGAAGTTACCGAGGACTATGGCGGCGTTGTGCCCGATACGAAAAAAGAAATCCTCAAACTGAAAGGAGTCGGCCCCTACACAGCCGGTGCCATCACGAGTATCGCCTATAACAAGCCGGAAGCGGCAGTGGACGGCAATGTCATGCGGGTCATGTCCCGCCTTCTTACGATTTATGATGACATCGGTAAAGTGACGACCCGTAAGCGGTTTGAAGACATTGTCGAAAGCCTTGTCATACATACAAACCCGTCTGATTTTAACCAGGCACTTATGGAACTCGGGGCGCTCATCTGTACGCCACGCTCCCCGTCGTGCCTCATCTGCCCGGTTCAGGAGCACTGCAGCGCAAGAGCCGAAGGGGTCCAGGATCTTCTGCCGGTTAAAGCAAAAAAGAAACCGCCCAAGGCAAAAGCTATGAAAGCCGTTGTTCTTGAAAATGAAAAGGGCCAGGTGCTCATTGAGAAACGGCCCGATACCGGCCTTCTGGCAAAGCTGTGGCAGTTTCCAAACTGCGAGGATGATTCCCGGACGGGGGAAGAGCTTCGCCGTTATTTATACGAGCGGGGTCTTCAGGAGCCACAAACCATTGAGAATGTCCAGCACGTCAGACATGTCTTCTCCCATATCGTCTGGGAAATCGATGTGTTTACGGGGAAAATTGAAGAAGATGCGGCGCTTTGCGGCACTCTTAAATGGGTAAACAAAGAAGAAGTGGACACCTATCCGTTCCCGGTGTCCCATCAGAAAATCATTGATTACGTCATTAAGGAGGAGAAATAA